The Apium graveolens cultivar Ventura chromosome 6, ASM990537v1, whole genome shotgun sequence genome contains a region encoding:
- the LOC141665670 gene encoding uncharacterized protein LOC141665670: MEKAFALTEVSDDLKTDYASYFLKNESNYWLESMGALEREVPISWTRFTELFFEKYFPDYLQNQMEMEFLELNQGDRSVTEYEAKFMELARIVPEYVSSEAQRVKRFQQGLKSEIMSGFVALQLKTYTLVVQAALVIESNQKLAAKKRGEKKRKFESGPDKSKQGEISQKFQRRFRRNRDRKFRSQNFPQVRPSTTSVSSTPMKSSKPVIDYKTCGKRHSVQRKENVNCFKCGQKGHYSTECKSENQGVTCFIHGKV, encoded by the coding sequence atggaaaaggcttttgctCTCACCGAGGTGAGTGATGACTTAAAGACGGACTATGCTAGTTACTTCTTGAAGAATGAATCGAATTATTGGTTGGAGTCTATGGGGGCCTTGGAAAGAGAAGTTCCTATTTCCTGGACCcgattcacagagttgttcttTGAAAAATATTTTCCAGACTATCTCCAGAATCagatggagatggaatttttagaattgaatcaaggagataggagtgttacGGAGTATGAAGCCAAGTTCATGGAATTGGCTCGAATAGTACCAGAGTATGTAAGCTCAGAAGCCCAGAGAGTGAAGCGGtttcaacagggattgaagtCGGAAATTATGAGTGGATTTGTAGCTTTGCAACTCAAAACATATACCTTGGTAGTTCAGGCTGCCTTGGTGATAGAAAGTAACCAGAAGTTGGCAGCTAAAAAAAGAGGCGaaaagaagagaaagtttgaaaGTGGGCCTGATAAGTCAAAACAAGGGGAAATAAGTCAGAAGTTTCAGCGACGGTTCAGAAGGAATAGAGACAGGAAATTCAGAAGTCAGAATTTCCCACAAGTTAGGCCCAGTACCACATCAGTCAGTTCAACTCCGATGAAGTCAAGCAAACCAGTGATAGATTATAAGACATGTGGAAAAAGGCACAGTGTTCAGCGCAaggagaatgttaattgtttcaAATGCGGCCAAaagggtcattattccacggAGTGCAAGTCTGAGAACCAAGGAGTCACCTGTTTCATCCACGGTAAAGTATGA